In Ancalomicrobiaceae bacterium S20, the following proteins share a genomic window:
- a CDS encoding phosphoribosyltransferase family protein, producing the protein MMFRDRKDAGRRLAAALGHLRAARPVVLALPRGGVPVAAEVAQALDAPLDLALVRKIGAPDDPEFAVGAVADGPEPVVVRNAAMLARFGVSEVAFAAAAAREIAELDRRRALYLRGRHRIALTGRTVIVVDDGIATGATVTAALRAIRAQQPKWLVLAAPVAAGEAVELVRDEADEVVVLETPADFGAVGLFYEDFAQLDDGAVVAALAESPAV; encoded by the coding sequence ATGATGTTTCGAGATCGCAAGGACGCCGGGCGGCGGCTCGCGGCCGCGCTGGGGCATCTGCGGGCTGCGCGTCCCGTCGTGCTGGCGCTGCCGCGCGGCGGCGTGCCGGTCGCGGCGGAGGTGGCGCAGGCGCTCGATGCGCCGCTCGACCTCGCGCTGGTGCGCAAGATCGGCGCGCCCGACGATCCGGAATTCGCCGTCGGGGCCGTCGCCGACGGGCCGGAGCCGGTCGTCGTGCGCAACGCCGCGATGCTGGCGCGGTTCGGTGTCTCGGAGGTCGCTTTCGCTGCAGCAGCCGCGCGCGAGATCGCCGAACTCGACCGGCGCCGCGCGCTCTATCTGCGCGGCCGGCACCGGATCGCCTTGACCGGGCGCACCGTGATCGTCGTCGACGACGGCATCGCGACCGGGGCGACCGTCACGGCGGCGCTCCGGGCGATCCGGGCGCAGCAGCCGAAATGGCTGGTGCTGGCGGCACCGGTCGCCGCCGGCGAGGCGGTCGAGCTCGTCAGGGACGAGGCGGACGAGGTCGTCGTGCTCGAGACCCCCGCCGATTTCGGCGCGGTCGGGCTGTTCTACGAGGATTTCGCACAGCTCGACGATGGCGCGGTGGTCGCGGCGCTGGCCGAGAGCCCGGCCGTGTGA
- a CDS encoding peptidoglycan-binding domain-containing protein yields MSRFPSGFFRRSTALLGALVALMSGALPDPARAQSVTATPANAVLDAARAAFEALPIADRKAIQDALVWTGDYTGTVDGTFGRITFESVAKWQARLKLPPNGILDDKARATLALAAQSARSTAKFQMVTDDRSGVRIGLPMRWVDTTQKSDRGTRWSSRDGRALFMVERVETASDAELGALYEQMKAEQPGRKVGYAVLRADWFVITAETSNRRSYIRFARGPGELRGFTVSYDKAAGPELDRLALAVANSFDPFPAAGGQQAAAAQTSPASPGSATSPGNATSPGNAATAGGTTPAQSAPPVDTGRDGGSGLVVGASKLLTAARLVKTCKAVTVAGRPARVLAADDTTGLALIETDAAKGAGAALALAPPAPATPILALAYVEPNAPAGLVGAGQLMAAAGETVGAPDGASAKLRIVAPLQRGGLGATVLDRSGAVVGLVLGQPTEKRLVAGIVPEAAYAVASGAEIAAVLAAAGMAPATAGQKPGQTAGALVDAMRGSVLPVVCTR; encoded by the coding sequence ATGTCGCGATTTCCCTCTGGTTTTTTCCGCCGCTCGACGGCGCTCCTCGGCGCTCTGGTCGCTCTCATGTCCGGCGCCCTGCCCGACCCGGCACGGGCCCAGTCCGTGACGGCCACTCCGGCCAACGCCGTGCTCGATGCCGCGCGCGCCGCCTTCGAGGCGCTGCCGATCGCCGATCGCAAGGCGATCCAGGACGCGCTCGTCTGGACCGGCGACTACACCGGTACGGTCGACGGCACCTTCGGCCGCATCACCTTCGAGAGTGTCGCCAAGTGGCAGGCGCGCTTGAAGCTGCCGCCGAACGGCATCCTCGACGACAAGGCGCGCGCGACGCTGGCGCTGGCGGCGCAGAGCGCGCGCTCGACCGCCAAGTTCCAGATGGTCACCGACGACCGCAGCGGCGTGCGCATCGGCCTGCCGATGCGCTGGGTCGACACGACACAGAAGTCCGACCGCGGCACGCGCTGGAGCTCGCGCGACGGCCGGGCGCTGTTCATGGTCGAGCGCGTCGAGACCGCCTCCGACGCCGAGCTCGGCGCGCTCTACGAGCAGATGAAGGCCGAGCAGCCCGGCCGCAAGGTCGGCTACGCCGTGCTGCGCGCCGACTGGTTCGTCATCACCGCCGAAACGTCGAACCGGCGCAGCTACATCCGTTTCGCCCGCGGACCCGGCGAATTGCGCGGCTTCACGGTCTCCTACGACAAGGCGGCCGGCCCAGAACTCGATCGCCTCGCTCTCGCCGTCGCCAACAGTTTTGATCCGTTCCCGGCCGCGGGCGGCCAGCAGGCGGCGGCGGCTCAGACAAGCCCCGCGTCTCCCGGCAGCGCCACCTCTCCCGGTAACGCCACGTCTCCCGGTAACGCCGCGACCGCCGGCGGCACCACGCCGGCCCAGTCGGCGCCCCCGGTCGACACCGGCCGCGACGGCGGCAGCGGCCTCGTCGTCGGCGCCTCGAAACTCCTGACCGCGGCGCGGCTGGTGAAGACCTGCAAGGCGGTCACCGTCGCCGGCCGGCCGGCGCGCGTGCTCGCGGCCGACGACACGACCGGTCTCGCCCTGATCGAGACCGACGCCGCCAAGGGCGCCGGCGCGGCGCTGGCGCTCGCCCCGCCGGCACCCGCGACACCGATCCTGGCGCTCGCCTATGTCGAGCCGAACGCCCCCGCCGGTCTGGTCGGCGCCGGCCAGTTGATGGCCGCCGCCGGCGAGACGGTCGGCGCGCCCGACGGCGCGAGCGCGAAACTCAGGATCGTCGCGCCTCTGCAACGCGGTGGCCTCGGCGCGACCGTGCTCGACCGCAGCGGCGCCGTGGTCGGCCTCGTGCTCGGCCAGCCGACCGAGAAGCGCCTCGTCGCCGGCATCGTGCCGGAAGCGGCCTATGCGGTGGCGAGCGGTGCCGAGATCGCCGCCGTTCTCGCAGCCGCCGGCATGGCACCCGCGACCGCCGGCCAGAAGCCCGGCCAGACCGCCGGCGCGCTGGTCGATGCGATGCGCGGCAGCGTCCTGCCGGTGGTCTGCACCCGGTAA
- a CDS encoding alpha-2-macroglobulin: protein MLVLLSAWPAFAEKAYVRDALASDAVRLETKLKGQVGSGQNATQLKADGDRAWGARNWGQAYDIYARLVVVEPKNWQAWSRLGFAAGSLAAASNNDYSKKYQYQNDANAAAYLGYQRATAKGDEAIALAVLGATLSVSESYRNALDAYRISLELVDNPDVRATYTALREKHGFRLIDYKVDSDAASPRACFNFSEELAKGKVDYTPFVVVSGIATPAVTAEGQQLCVDGLEHGKKYGIVLRQGIPSAVHETLLKSADYDIYVRDRSAQVRFTGKNYVLPSTGQEGLPVVSVNTQKVEIEVYRYGDRSLLPTVRGEEFLKSLDGVQVNRIATEKGFKVWSGAMDVQMVLNQDVVTAFPVLEAVGKLEPGIYVMTAKPPGPPKQPNEDGEVYDYDSRATQWFIVSDLGLTALSGGDGVTVLVRSLTSAKPVAGVEMRLVARNNEVLATKKTDDLGRVRFEPGLTRGTGGMAPGIVVAADGKGDYGFLDLVQAAFDLTDRGVKGRVAPVGLDGFLYTERGVYRSGETVYVTALLRDTKGAAVPSVPLTLVAQRPDGVEYRRQVVEDQGAGGRAWAVNLISGLPTGTWRVKAYADPKRPPVGETSFLLEDYVPERIELGLTPKAAFLRPGEPAIIDVDAKFLYGAPGADLELRGDVTIDAAGTTTVPGLEKYAIGLDDETFQSVTKELEEPGTTDENGKASVTVPIPEVKTTRPVVAKVDLTVTESGGRAVDHVVTIPILPTGNVIGVRKLFDDGGLTEGGTAGFDVVMATGDGKRLERKGLKWQLLKVDKRYTWFNTDGKWDYEVVRATRRLADGRIDVGTTDPTRVTVPVDWGSYRLEVRAEDGDGAVTSVSFAVGWAGSDKADAPDVLDVALDKTSFAAGESVNVRLSPRFAGQATVAVVSDKIETLQVVDIAPGGTTVSFKADPAWGSGAYVLAMAHRPLDKAAKRLPGRAMGVAWFAIDKASRTIDVSLGVPQTMRPRGTMHVPVKLAGLTAGEEAQVVVSAVDVGILNLTHYQAPDPNAFYQGQMQLSSEVRDLYGFLIDGMQGTRGAIKAGGDSAPTFDTSPPKEAPLARYSGVVKVGADGTADIPFDIPAFNGTVRVMAVAWSASKLGHAQADVIVRDAVVLQATLPRFLSIGDQSRFFMAIDNVEGPAGDYRVDLDIRGPIVVAADSLRSTVKLAAKGRGALSIPVTAAGVGTAVVDVRLSGPGIDALQTLSLKVQPSTPEVYRRSVRPLAPGASLTVSSDLTADFVPGTGSVSVAVTPYSALDVPGLLKALDRYPYGCTEQIVSRALPLLYVNKLASEESLALDDKVDQRIRDAVDRVMTRQDSNGSFGLWTPGGDDTWLDAYVADFLTRARERGFAVPTKAFELALDRLRNFVANTQDPTADNAADLAYAAYVLARNGRPVMGDLRYLTDQKLSVFWSPLSRAQLGAGLAMLGDRSRALPVFQSALDVLAVAKGPRAWRSDYGSVLRDGAGIMALMAESGQGTATFQKAVATVDQTRADQRYTSTQENAWMVLAAFALMKDSDKLSLNVDGEAKTGAFAKTWTAGALEGRTITIANTSSLPAQMVVTSVGHPLLPDQPAAEGYQVERTYHKLDGTKVDPSTVRQTDRLVVVLKVTEQKASRARIMLVDHLPAGFEIDNPKLVDSAEMTAFSWMKTAEEPTHTEYRDDRFVAVYERQQTQSAFFHVAYVVRAVSPGRYIHPPAVVEDMYRPERYGRTAFGQVEVTPAK, encoded by the coding sequence TTGCTGGTTCTTCTCTCCGCCTGGCCGGCCTTCGCCGAGAAGGCCTACGTCCGCGATGCGCTCGCCAGCGACGCGGTCCGGCTCGAAACCAAGCTGAAGGGGCAGGTGGGTAGCGGCCAGAACGCGACCCAGCTCAAGGCCGACGGCGACCGCGCCTGGGGGGCGCGGAACTGGGGACAGGCCTACGACATCTATGCCCGGCTGGTGGTCGTCGAGCCGAAGAACTGGCAGGCCTGGAGCCGGCTCGGCTTCGCTGCCGGCTCGCTCGCGGCGGCGTCGAACAACGATTATTCGAAGAAGTATCAATACCAGAACGACGCCAACGCGGCCGCCTATCTCGGCTATCAGCGCGCGACCGCGAAGGGCGACGAGGCGATCGCGCTCGCGGTGCTCGGCGCGACCCTGTCGGTCTCGGAGAGCTATCGCAACGCGCTCGACGCCTACCGGATCAGCCTCGAACTCGTCGACAATCCGGACGTCCGCGCGACCTACACGGCGCTGCGTGAAAAACACGGCTTCCGGCTGATCGACTACAAGGTCGATTCGGACGCCGCGAGCCCGCGCGCCTGCTTCAATTTTTCCGAGGAGCTCGCCAAGGGCAAGGTCGACTACACGCCCTTCGTGGTGGTCTCCGGCATCGCGACGCCGGCGGTCACGGCCGAAGGCCAGCAGCTCTGCGTCGACGGGCTCGAACACGGCAAGAAGTACGGCATTGTGCTGCGCCAGGGCATTCCCTCGGCCGTGCACGAGACCCTGCTGAAGTCGGCCGACTACGACATCTACGTCCGCGATCGCAGCGCGCAGGTGCGCTTCACCGGCAAGAACTACGTGCTGCCCTCGACCGGGCAGGAGGGGCTGCCGGTCGTCTCGGTCAACACGCAGAAGGTCGAGATCGAGGTCTATCGCTACGGCGACCGGTCGCTGCTGCCGACCGTGCGCGGCGAGGAATTCCTGAAGAGCCTCGACGGCGTGCAGGTGAACCGGATCGCGACCGAGAAGGGCTTCAAGGTCTGGTCCGGCGCGATGGACGTCCAGATGGTACTGAACCAGGACGTCGTGACGGCCTTCCCGGTGCTGGAGGCGGTCGGCAAACTCGAGCCCGGCATCTATGTGATGACCGCCAAGCCGCCGGGCCCGCCGAAGCAGCCGAACGAGGACGGCGAGGTCTACGACTACGACAGCCGCGCGACGCAGTGGTTCATCGTCTCGGACCTCGGCCTGACCGCTCTGTCGGGCGGCGACGGCGTCACCGTGCTGGTCCGGTCGCTGACTTCGGCGAAGCCGGTCGCGGGCGTCGAGATGCGGCTCGTGGCGCGCAACAACGAGGTGCTCGCCACCAAGAAGACCGACGATCTCGGCCGCGTGCGGTTCGAGCCGGGCCTGACGCGCGGCACGGGCGGCATGGCACCGGGCATCGTGGTCGCGGCCGACGGCAAGGGCGACTACGGCTTCCTCGATCTGGTGCAGGCGGCGTTCGACCTGACGGACCGTGGCGTGAAGGGCCGCGTGGCGCCCGTCGGGCTCGACGGCTTCCTCTATACCGAGCGCGGCGTCTACCGCTCCGGCGAGACGGTCTATGTGACGGCGCTCCTGCGCGACACCAAGGGCGCGGCGGTGCCGTCGGTGCCGCTGACGCTGGTCGCGCAGCGGCCGGACGGCGTCGAATATCGCCGGCAGGTGGTCGAGGACCAGGGCGCGGGCGGCCGCGCCTGGGCGGTCAACCTGATCTCCGGCCTGCCGACCGGCACCTGGCGCGTGAAGGCCTATGCCGATCCGAAGCGGCCGCCGGTCGGAGAGACGAGCTTCCTGCTCGAAGATTATGTGCCGGAGCGCATCGAACTCGGCCTGACGCCGAAGGCGGCGTTCCTGCGGCCGGGCGAGCCGGCGATCATCGATGTCGACGCGAAGTTCCTCTATGGCGCGCCGGGCGCGGATCTCGAACTGCGCGGCGACGTGACCATCGACGCGGCCGGGACGACCACCGTGCCGGGGCTGGAGAAATACGCGATCGGCCTCGACGACGAGACGTTCCAGTCGGTGACCAAGGAGCTCGAGGAGCCGGGCACGACCGACGAGAACGGCAAGGCCTCGGTGACCGTGCCGATCCCGGAGGTGAAGACCACGCGGCCGGTGGTCGCCAAGGTCGACCTGACCGTCACCGAGAGCGGCGGCCGCGCGGTCGACCATGTCGTGACCATTCCGATCCTGCCGACGGGCAATGTGATCGGCGTGCGCAAGCTGTTCGACGACGGCGGCCTGACCGAGGGCGGTACGGCCGGCTTCGACGTGGTCATGGCGACCGGCGACGGCAAGCGGCTGGAGCGCAAGGGGCTGAAGTGGCAGCTCCTGAAGGTCGACAAGCGCTACACCTGGTTCAACACCGACGGAAAGTGGGACTACGAGGTGGTGCGCGCGACGCGGCGCCTCGCGGACGGCCGCATCGATGTCGGCACGACCGATCCGACCCGGGTCACCGTGCCGGTCGACTGGGGCTCGTACCGGCTCGAGGTCCGCGCCGAGGACGGCGATGGAGCGGTGACCTCGGTCTCCTTCGCGGTCGGCTGGGCCGGTTCGGACAAGGCCGATGCGCCCGACGTGCTCGATGTCGCGCTCGACAAGACGTCGTTCGCGGCCGGCGAGAGCGTCAACGTGCGCCTCTCGCCGCGCTTCGCGGGCCAGGCGACCGTCGCGGTCGTCTCCGACAAGATTGAGACCCTGCAGGTGGTCGATATCGCGCCCGGCGGCACGACCGTGTCGTTCAAGGCCGATCCGGCTTGGGGCTCGGGGGCCTACGTGCTCGCCATGGCGCATCGGCCGCTCGACAAGGCGGCGAAGCGGCTGCCGGGCCGGGCGATGGGAGTCGCATGGTTCGCGATCGACAAGGCGAGCCGGACGATCGACGTCTCCCTCGGCGTGCCGCAGACCATGCGGCCGCGCGGCACCATGCATGTGCCGGTGAAGCTCGCCGGGCTCACAGCCGGCGAGGAGGCGCAGGTCGTCGTCTCGGCGGTCGACGTCGGCATTCTCAATCTGACGCATTATCAGGCGCCGGATCCGAACGCCTTCTATCAGGGCCAGATGCAGCTCTCCTCGGAGGTGCGCGATCTCTACGGCTTCCTGATCGACGGCATGCAGGGCACGCGCGGCGCGATCAAGGCCGGTGGCGACTCGGCGCCGACCTTCGATACGAGTCCGCCCAAGGAGGCGCCGTTGGCGCGCTACTCGGGCGTGGTCAAGGTCGGTGCCGACGGTACGGCCGACATCCCGTTCGACATTCCGGCCTTCAACGGCACGGTGCGGGTGATGGCGGTCGCGTGGAGCGCCTCGAAGCTCGGCCATGCGCAGGCGGACGTGATCGTGCGCGATGCGGTCGTGCTGCAGGCGACGCTGCCGCGCTTCCTGTCGATCGGCGACCAGTCACGCTTCTTCATGGCGATCGACAATGTCGAGGGACCGGCCGGCGACTACCGCGTCGATCTCGACATTCGCGGTCCGATCGTGGTCGCGGCCGACAGTCTGCGTTCGACGGTCAAGCTCGCCGCCAAGGGCCGGGGTGCGCTGTCGATCCCGGTCACGGCGGCGGGCGTCGGCACCGCGGTGGTCGACGTCCGGCTCTCCGGGCCGGGCATCGACGCGTTGCAGACGCTGTCCCTGAAAGTGCAGCCGTCGACGCCGGAGGTCTACCGGCGTTCGGTCCGGCCGCTCGCGCCGGGCGCGTCGCTGACGGTGTCGTCGGATCTGACCGCCGATTTCGTGCCGGGCACCGGCTCGGTGTCGGTTGCGGTGACGCCCTATTCGGCGCTCGACGTACCGGGGCTTCTGAAGGCGCTCGATCGCTATCCCTACGGCTGCACCGAGCAGATCGTCAGCCGCGCGCTGCCGCTGCTCTATGTCAACAAGCTCGCCTCCGAGGAGAGCCTGGCGCTCGACGACAAGGTCGACCAGCGGATCCGCGATGCGGTCGACCGTGTGATGACGCGGCAGGATTCGAACGGCTCGTTCGGTCTGTGGACGCCGGGCGGCGACGACACCTGGCTCGACGCCTATGTCGCCGACTTCCTGACCCGGGCGCGCGAGCGCGGCTTCGCGGTGCCGACCAAGGCCTTCGAGCTGGCGCTCGACCGGCTCCGCAACTTCGTCGCCAACACGCAGGATCCGACGGCCGACAACGCCGCCGATCTTGCCTATGCGGCCTATGTTCTGGCCCGCAACGGCCGGCCGGTGATGGGCGACCTGCGCTACCTGACCGATCAGAAGCTCTCGGTGTTCTGGAGCCCGCTGTCGCGCGCCCAGCTCGGCGCCGGGCTCGCCATGCTCGGCGACCGGTCGCGCGCGCTGCCGGTGTTCCAGTCGGCGCTCGACGTGCTCGCCGTCGCCAAGGGCCCGCGCGCCTGGCGCTCGGACTATGGTTCGGTCCTGCGCGACGGCGCCGGCATCATGGCGCTGATGGCGGAGAGCGGGCAGGGCACCGCAACATTCCAGAAGGCGGTCGCGACCGTCGATCAGACCCGCGCCGACCAGCGCTATACCTCCACGCAGGAGAACGCCTGGATGGTGCTCGCCGCCTTCGCGCTGATGAAGGACAGCGACAAGCTCAGCCTGAACGTCGACGGCGAGGCGAAGACCGGCGCCTTCGCCAAGACGTGGACCGCCGGCGCGCTCGAAGGCCGGACGATCACCATCGCCAACACGAGCAGCCTGCCGGCGCAGATGGTGGTCACGTCCGTCGGCCACCCGCTGCTGCCGGATCAGCCGGCGGCGGAGGGCTATCAGGTCGAACGGACCTATCACAAGCTCGACGGCACCAAGGTCGATCCGTCGACCGTGCGTCAGACCGATCGGCTGGTGGTGGTGCTCAAGGTGACCGAGCAGAAGGCGTCGCGGGCGCGGATCATGCTCGTCGACCACCTGCCGGCCGGCTTCGAGATCGACAATCCGAAGCTGGTCGACAGCGCCGAGATGACCGCCTTCTCCTGGATGAAGACCGCCGAGGAGCCGACGCACACCGAGTACCGCGACGATCGTTTCGTCGCGGTCTACGAGCGGCAGCAGACCCAGTCGGCGTTCTTCCACGTCGCCTATGTCGTGCGCGCCGTCTCGCCCGGCCGCTACATCCACCCGCCAGCGGTGGTGGAGGACATGTACCGGCCCGAGCGCTACGGCCGTACCGCCTTCGGGCAGGTCGAGGTGACACCGGCGAAGTGA
- the pbpC gene encoding penicillin-binding protein 1C — MAGVGLVVGAAVAGGLWNGFRAYAASLPPLDLRVASVQSTTVVDREGRLLRPFTTEDGRWRLPVTAADVDPRFLDMLTAFEDARFRHHAGVDPLAMLRAAGQMVVNRRVVSGGSTLTMQVARLLEPRDDRTIGAKLRQVARAFELERRFSKPEILSLYLNLAPYGGNIEGIRAASFAYFGKEPKRLGVAEAALLVALPQSPETRRPDRNPAAALAARDRVLGRALARHVIAGPEVVRARLDGVPAARLPFPMIAPHAAEAAVAERPDAKLHRLTIDLRLQKSLETLVRDRVEPLGPKLSAAVVVVDNASGEVLASVSGPDYFSAERAGSVDLTAAMRSPGSALKPFIYALAFENGLAHPETMVEDRPTRYGAWAPENFDQSFHGLVTARKALQMSLNMPAVEMLEAVGPARLIARLKGAGAEIAMPKEGGAPGLAVGLGGLGIRLEDLARLYVGLARGGDTVPLVRRVGERFVDRDRLRLTDRVSAWYIADVLRGAPPPVNAPGGRIAYKTGTSYGYRDAWAVGFDRRFTVAVWVGRPDGAPVPGLVGRVVAAPILFDAYQRLGAEPEPIPQPMGALIATTATLPPPLRHMRKDVPKTLAATVDAELKISFPPDGARIDAGFAGGAAPTEASPLALKALGGVPPLVWLVNGVPVSTVEGRRPAFWQPDGAGFAQVSVIDAKGATATVRVRLE; from the coding sequence ATGGCGGGCGTCGGGCTGGTGGTCGGCGCGGCGGTCGCGGGCGGGCTCTGGAACGGGTTCCGCGCCTATGCCGCGTCGCTGCCGCCGCTCGACCTGCGCGTCGCCTCCGTGCAATCGACCACCGTGGTCGATCGCGAGGGGCGGCTGCTCAGGCCGTTCACGACCGAGGACGGCCGGTGGCGGCTGCCGGTGACGGCGGCGGATGTCGATCCGCGCTTTCTCGACATGCTGACAGCCTTCGAGGACGCGCGGTTCCGGCATCATGCCGGCGTCGATCCGCTGGCGATGCTGCGCGCGGCCGGGCAGATGGTCGTCAACCGGCGGGTCGTCTCCGGCGGCTCGACGCTGACCATGCAGGTCGCGCGCCTGCTCGAACCGCGCGACGATCGGACGATCGGCGCCAAGCTCCGGCAGGTGGCGCGCGCGTTCGAGCTCGAACGGCGCTTCTCCAAGCCGGAGATCCTGTCGCTCTACCTCAATCTCGCGCCTTACGGCGGCAACATCGAGGGCATCCGCGCGGCGAGCTTCGCCTATTTCGGCAAGGAGCCGAAGCGGCTCGGCGTCGCCGAGGCCGCGCTGCTGGTCGCGCTGCCGCAATCGCCGGAGACGCGGCGGCCGGACCGCAATCCAGCCGCGGCGCTCGCCGCCCGCGACCGGGTGCTCGGCCGCGCGCTCGCCCGCCATGTGATCGCGGGGCCGGAGGTGGTGCGCGCGCGGCTCGACGGCGTGCCGGCCGCGCGGCTGCCGTTCCCGATGATCGCGCCGCATGCGGCCGAGGCGGCGGTCGCCGAGCGGCCCGATGCGAAGCTGCACCGGCTGACGATCGATCTCAGGCTCCAGAAGTCGCTTGAAACGCTGGTGCGCGACCGGGTCGAGCCGCTCGGGCCGAAACTCTCGGCGGCGGTGGTCGTCGTCGACAATGCCTCGGGCGAGGTGCTCGCCTCCGTCTCCGGCCCGGACTACTTCTCGGCCGAGCGCGCCGGCTCGGTCGACCTGACCGCGGCGATGCGCTCGCCCGGTTCGGCGCTCAAACCGTTCATCTACGCGCTCGCGTTCGAAAACGGCCTCGCGCATCCCGAGACCATGGTCGAGGACCGGCCGACGCGCTACGGCGCCTGGGCGCCGGAGAATTTCGACCAGTCCTTCCACGGGCTCGTCACCGCGCGCAAGGCGCTGCAGATGTCGCTCAACATGCCGGCGGTCGAGATGCTGGAGGCGGTCGGCCCGGCGCGGCTGATCGCGCGGTTGAAGGGGGCGGGCGCGGAGATCGCGATGCCGAAGGAGGGCGGCGCGCCCGGCCTCGCGGTCGGGCTCGGCGGCCTCGGCATCCGGCTCGAGGATCTCGCGCGGCTCTATGTCGGTCTCGCGCGCGGCGGCGACACCGTGCCGCTCGTCCGCCGCGTCGGCGAGCGTTTTGTCGACCGCGACCGGCTCAGGCTGACCGACCGCGTCTCGGCCTGGTACATCGCCGACGTGCTGCGCGGCGCGCCGCCGCCGGTCAATGCGCCGGGCGGCCGGATCGCCTACAAGACCGGCACCTCCTACGGCTATCGCGACGCCTGGGCGGTCGGCTTCGACAGGCGCTTCACAGTCGCGGTCTGGGTCGGCCGGCCGGACGGCGCGCCGGTGCCGGGGCTGGTCGGCCGCGTCGTCGCCGCGCCGATCCTGTTCGATGCCTATCAGCGGCTCGGCGCCGAGCCGGAGCCGATCCCGCAGCCGATGGGCGCGCTGATCGCCACGACAGCGACGCTGCCGCCGCCGCTTCGGCACATGCGCAAGGACGTGCCGAAGACGCTTGCCGCCACCGTCGACGCCGAGCTGAAGATCTCGTTCCCGCCCGACGGCGCGCGCATCGATGCCGGCTTTGCCGGCGGCGCGGCACCCACCGAGGCCTCGCCGCTGGCCTTGAAGGCGCTCGGCGGCGTGCCGCCGCTCGTCTGGCTCGTCAACGGCGTGCCGGTCTCGACCGTCGAGGGCCGCCGTCCGGCGTTCTGGCAGCCGGACGGCGCCGGCTTCGCGCAGGTCTCGGTGATCGACGCCAAGGGCGCGACGGCGACCGTCAGGGTGCGGCTGGAGTGA
- a CDS encoding MFS transporter: protein MALPTNRTVPLIVAAALFMEHLDSTIISTALPAMAEDIGVSPVRLNLAITAYLVTMAVFIPASGWLADKIGARHVFVGAIGLFLAGSLSSGAAPNLEILVLGRLVQGLGGAMMVPVGRLVLLRSVPKDELLGAMAWLTVPALIGPVIGPPLGGFITTYSSWRWIFWINLPIGVIGIVVALLLLPNVRERSVPPFDLQGFIISSVGLALMVFGLETVGRGVFPSQISIAAGIAGVALLWVYVRHARGTPRPLVDIALLKIPTFRAAVVGGSLFRIGVGAIPFLLPLQLQIGFGRSPIESGLTTFASAAGAMTMKFAASRIIDTLGFRRTLVLNAVLASLFLVAIAAIGPGWPTTLVIALLLAGGFFRSLEFTAINAIGYSDVDQARMSRATAFTSMAQQLSISGGVALAAFILHLLGVGDREPTIVDFQIAIVIVGVISLTSVGYFWRLSPEAGRDMIRSRKKAAAEPATASGAAE, encoded by the coding sequence ATGGCCTTGCCGACCAATCGCACCGTGCCGCTGATCGTTGCCGCGGCGCTGTTCATGGAACATCTCGATTCCACGATCATCTCGACCGCACTGCCGGCCATGGCCGAGGACATCGGCGTGTCGCCGGTCCGGCTCAATCTGGCGATCACGGCCTATTTGGTCACCATGGCGGTGTTCATCCCGGCGTCGGGCTGGCTCGCAGACAAGATCGGCGCGCGGCATGTGTTCGTCGGGGCGATCGGGCTTTTCCTCGCGGGTTCGCTGTCTTCGGGTGCGGCGCCGAACCTCGAGATCCTGGTGCTCGGCCGGCTCGTGCAGGGGCTCGGCGGCGCGATGATGGTGCCGGTCGGCCGGCTCGTGCTGCTGCGCTCGGTGCCGAAGGACGAGCTCCTCGGCGCCATGGCCTGGCTCACAGTGCCCGCGCTGATCGGGCCGGTGATCGGCCCTCCGCTCGGCGGCTTCATCACGACCTATTCGTCCTGGCGCTGGATCTTCTGGATCAACCTGCCGATCGGCGTGATCGGCATCGTCGTGGCGCTCCTGCTCCTGCCGAACGTGCGCGAACGTTCGGTGCCGCCGTTCGACCTGCAGGGCTTCATCATCAGCTCGGTCGGGCTGGCGCTCATGGTGTTCGGGCTGGAGACGGTCGGGCGCGGCGTGTTTCCGTCGCAGATCTCGATCGCGGCCGGTATCGCCGGTGTGGCGCTCCTGTGGGTCTATGTCCGGCACGCGCGCGGCACGCCGCGGCCGCTCGTCGACATCGCGCTCCTGAAGATCCCGACGTTCCGCGCCGCGGTGGTCGGCGGCTCGCTGTTCCGGATCGGCGTCGGCGCGATCCCGTTCCTCTTGCCGTTGCAGCTTCAGATCGGCTTCGGCCGCTCGCCGATCGAGTCGGGGCTCACCACCTTCGCCTCCGCCGCCGGCGCCATGACCATGAAGTTCGCCGCGAGCCGGATCATCGACACGCTCGGCTTCCGGCGCACGCTGGTGCTCAACGCGGTGCTCGCCAGCCTCTTCCTGGTCGCGATCGCCGCGATCGGACCGGGCTGGCCGACCACGCTCGTCATCGCGCTGCTGCTCGCAGGCGGGTTCTTCCGCTCGCTCGAATTCACCGCCATCAACGCGATCGGCTATTCCGATGTCGATCAGGCGCGCATGAGCCGGGCGACGGCCTTCACCTCGATGGCTCAGCAGCTGTCGATCTCGGGCGGTGTCGCGCTCGCGGCCTTCATCCTGCACCTGCTCGGCGTCGGGGATCGTGAACCGACCATCGTCGATTTCCAGATCGCGATCGTGATCGTCGGCGTGATCTCGCTGACCTCGGTCGGCTACTTCTGGCGGCTGTCGCCGGAGGCGGGGCGCGACATGATCCGCTCGCGCAAGAAGGCGGCGGCCGAGCCGGCGACCGCGAGCGGCGCGGCGGAGTAA